Proteins co-encoded in one Sulfuricaulis limicola genomic window:
- a CDS encoding DUF692 domain-containing protein: MTSSPHLPERPYLGFGLGLRPTHYETILTEAPAVDWFEIISENYLIPGGRPLHYLDRIRERYPMVMHGVSLSIGTQDPLDREYLKQLRTLADRVEPAWISDHLCWTGAHGLNAHDLLPLPYTEEALKHVAARVVEVQDFLGRRILLENVSSYVSYPESEMSEWEFLREITARADCLILLDINNIYVSSVNHEFNPHAYLNAIPPDRVWQFHLAGHRNHGDYIIDTHDEPVIDPVWELYEVAVRRFGRVSTMIERDDNIPPLAELLAELDRARRIAATSQRQTAVTAA; encoded by the coding sequence ATGACAAGCAGCCCTCATCTTCCTGAACGCCCTTATCTCGGCTTTGGACTGGGCCTGCGCCCGACGCATTACGAAACCATCCTGACCGAAGCGCCGGCAGTCGACTGGTTCGAGATCATTTCCGAAAACTACCTCATCCCGGGCGGAAGACCACTGCATTATCTCGACCGCATCCGCGAGCGATACCCCATGGTCATGCATGGGGTATCGCTTTCGATCGGGACGCAGGACCCGCTGGACCGCGAATACCTCAAGCAGTTGAGGACGCTTGCCGACCGTGTCGAACCAGCCTGGATCTCCGATCACCTGTGCTGGACCGGCGCGCACGGCCTGAATGCCCACGACCTGCTGCCTCTGCCTTACACCGAGGAAGCCTTGAAACACGTGGCAGCGCGTGTCGTCGAGGTGCAGGATTTTCTCGGTCGCCGGATATTGCTGGAGAACGTTTCCAGTTACGTCAGCTATCCCGAATCGGAAATGAGCGAATGGGAATTCCTGCGCGAAATCACCGCGCGTGCTGATTGCCTGATCCTGCTCGACATCAACAACATCTACGTCAGCAGCGTCAACCATGAATTCAACCCGCATGCCTATCTCAACGCCATTCCACCGGATCGGGTCTGGCAGTTCCATCTCGCCGGGCACCGCAACCACGGTGATTACATCATCGACACCCACGACGAGCCGGTGATCGATCCCGTGTGGGAATTGTACGAGGTCGCCGTCCGGCGTTTCGGGCGCGTCTCGACCATGATCGAACGCGACGACAACATTCCGCCGCTGGCGGAACTGCTGGCCGAGCTGGACCGCGCCCGACGGATCGCCGCCACTTCGCAGCGCCAGACGGCGGTAACGGCGGCCTGA
- a CDS encoding disulfide bond formation protein B: MSQRMIFFGGFLVCAGLMAAALYFQYGMKLEPCPLCIFQRVFVIVTGLILLAGALHNPGKVGRRIYGGLVALAAALGAGFAGRHVWIENLPPDLQPGCGYSLNDMLETFPLLKTLKLVLEGSGGCGKITWSFLGLSMPSWTLIFFIGFILLGLMLVFTVLGKR; encoded by the coding sequence ATGTCACAGCGGATGATTTTCTTCGGGGGTTTCCTGGTCTGTGCCGGCCTGATGGCCGCGGCGCTGTACTTCCAGTACGGCATGAAACTCGAACCGTGCCCGCTCTGCATCTTCCAACGGGTGTTCGTGATCGTCACCGGCCTGATCCTGCTGGCCGGCGCCTTGCACAACCCGGGCAAGGTCGGGCGACGCATCTATGGCGGGCTCGTGGCGCTGGCAGCCGCGCTGGGCGCCGGATTCGCCGGCCGGCATGTATGGATCGAAAATCTTCCGCCCGATCTGCAACCCGGCTGCGGCTACAGCCTCAACGACATGCTGGAAACCTTCCCGCTGCTGAAAACCCTCAAGCTGGTACTGGAAGGCAGCGGCGGTTGCGGCAAGATTACCTGGTCTTTTCTGGGACTCAGCATGCCATCCTGGACGCTGATTTTCTTCATCGGTTTTATCCTGCTGGGACTGATGCTGGTCTTTACCGTTCTCGGCAAGCGCTGA
- the ettA gene encoding energy-dependent translational throttle protein EttA — MSGQFIYTMHRVSKIVPPNRAILKDISLSFFPGAKIGVLGLNGSGKSTLLRIMAGELQEYDGEARPQPGIHVGFLPQEPRLDSTKDVRGNVEEAVAETKKLLDDFNEISMKFAEPMSDDEMNKLMEKQAKLQEKIDAAGAWDLDRKLEIAADALRLPPWDADVTKLSGGERRRVALCRLLLSQPDMLLLDEPTNHLDAESVAWLERFLHDYPGTVVAVTHDRYFLDNVAGWILELDRGEGIPWKGNYSSWLEQKEKRLETEEKQESARQRALKQELEWVRTNPKGRHAKSKARLAAYEEMASQEFQKRNETKEIFIPPGPRLGDVVVQAENLNKGFGDRLLIDSLSFNLPRGGIVGVIGPNGAGKTTLFRMITGQEKPDGGKLRVGETVQLAYVDQSRDTLDGKKTVWEEISGGHDIMLVGKTEVQSRAYCGRFNFRGADQQKLVKDLSGGERNRVHLAKLLKSGGNLLLLDEPTNDLDVDTLRALEEALLDFAGCAVIISHDRWFLDRIATHILAFEGDSHAVWFEGNYADYMADKERRLGAEAVQPHRIKYKKLVH; from the coding sequence ATGTCCGGCCAGTTCATTTATACGATGCACCGCGTCAGCAAGATCGTGCCGCCGAATCGCGCGATCCTGAAGGATATTTCCCTGTCTTTCTTTCCCGGCGCCAAGATCGGGGTGCTCGGCCTGAACGGCTCGGGCAAATCCACGCTGCTGCGCATCATGGCCGGCGAGCTCCAGGAATACGACGGCGAGGCGCGCCCGCAACCGGGCATCCATGTCGGCTTTCTGCCGCAGGAACCGCGGCTCGATTCCACGAAGGACGTGCGCGGCAATGTCGAGGAGGCGGTGGCCGAAACCAAGAAGCTGCTCGACGATTTCAACGAAATCTCCATGAAATTCGCCGAGCCCATGAGCGACGACGAGATGAACAAGCTCATGGAAAAACAGGCCAAGCTCCAGGAAAAAATCGATGCCGCCGGCGCCTGGGATCTGGACCGCAAGCTCGAAATCGCGGCCGATGCCCTGCGCCTGCCGCCCTGGGACGCGGACGTGACCAAGCTTTCCGGCGGCGAACGTCGGCGCGTGGCGCTGTGCCGCCTGCTGCTGTCGCAACCCGACATGCTGCTGCTCGACGAGCCCACCAACCATCTCGACGCCGAATCGGTCGCCTGGCTCGAGCGTTTCCTGCACGATTACCCCGGCACCGTGGTGGCCGTGACCCACGACCGCTATTTTCTCGACAACGTCGCCGGCTGGATTCTCGAGCTCGACCGCGGCGAAGGCATTCCCTGGAAGGGCAATTACTCGTCGTGGCTGGAACAGAAGGAAAAGCGTCTCGAGACCGAGGAGAAGCAGGAATCGGCGCGCCAGCGTGCCCTGAAGCAGGAACTCGAATGGGTGCGCACCAATCCCAAGGGCCGTCACGCCAAGAGCAAGGCGCGGCTGGCCGCTTATGAAGAGATGGCGTCACAGGAATTCCAGAAGCGCAACGAAACCAAGGAAATTTTCATCCCGCCCGGCCCGCGCCTCGGCGACGTCGTGGTGCAGGCGGAAAATCTGAACAAGGGCTTCGGCGACCGGCTGCTGATCGACAGTCTGAGCTTCAATCTGCCGCGCGGCGGCATCGTCGGCGTCATCGGCCCGAACGGCGCCGGCAAGACCACGCTGTTCCGCATGATCACCGGCCAGGAGAAACCCGACGGCGGCAAGCTGCGCGTCGGAGAGACCGTGCAGCTCGCTTACGTGGATCAGAGCCGCGACACGCTCGACGGCAAAAAAACCGTGTGGGAGGAAATCTCCGGCGGTCACGATATCATGCTGGTCGGCAAGACCGAGGTGCAATCACGCGCCTATTGCGGCCGCTTCAATTTCCGCGGCGCCGACCAGCAGAAACTGGTGAAGGACCTTTCCGGCGGCGAGCGCAATCGTGTGCACTTGGCGAAACTGTTGAAGAGCGGCGGCAACCTGCTGCTGCTGGACGAACCGACCAACGATCTGGACGTGGACACGCTGCGCGCGCTCGAAGAGGCGCTGCTCGACTTCGCCGGTTGCGCCGTGATCATCTCGCACGATCGCTGGTTCCTCGACCGCATCGCCACCCACATTCTCGCGTTCGAAGGTGACAGCCACGCCGTATGGTTCGAGGGCAACTACGCCGATTACATGGCGGACAAGGAGCGCCGGCTGGGCGCGGAGGCGGTGCAACCGCACCGCATCAAGTACAAGAAACTCGTCCACTGA
- a CDS encoding DNA-binding domain-containing protein — protein MNALADLQADFQTFLLDGNARMLGRVTGTAKISAEQRLAIYYDAYRLRLLEALASNYPVLRAWLGEDEFENIGIAYVSAHPSRHFSIRWFGHLLPEFLATAQPWCEKSSLAEMAALEWALSEAFDAEDGTVIGIEDMAAIPASAWPDMRLQFHPSAQRLDLRWNVPILWKAINQNLDAGKTAASCRGETSATPSAGKKQHGDTPAVAEVPALMEHEHPQAWLVWRQDLKTWFRSLSVDEAWALDAAMTGENFAAICEGLCEWIDAQNVALHAAGLMKQWITDGIVSDIDFRKQ, from the coding sequence ATGAACGCGCTGGCCGACCTGCAAGCCGATTTCCAGACCTTCCTGCTTGACGGTAATGCGCGCATGCTGGGCCGCGTCACCGGCACCGCCAAAATCAGCGCCGAACAGCGCCTCGCCATTTATTACGACGCCTACCGGCTGCGGCTGCTGGAGGCCCTGGCGTCGAACTATCCCGTATTGCGCGCCTGGCTTGGCGAAGACGAATTCGAAAACATCGGGATTGCCTACGTCTCTGCCCATCCCTCGCGGCATTTTTCCATCCGCTGGTTCGGGCATCTTCTGCCGGAATTTCTCGCCACCGCCCAGCCCTGGTGCGAAAAATCCAGTCTCGCCGAAATGGCGGCGCTGGAGTGGGCGCTGTCCGAGGCATTTGACGCGGAGGACGGCACGGTCATCGGCATCGAGGACATGGCGGCGATTCCGGCTTCGGCCTGGCCGGACATGCGCCTGCAATTTCATCCTTCCGCGCAGCGTCTGGACCTGCGCTGGAACGTGCCCATTCTCTGGAAGGCCATCAACCAGAATCTGGATGCCGGAAAAACCGCCGCTTCCTGCCGGGGCGAAACCAGCGCCACGCCATCAGCGGGAAAGAAACAGCATGGGGACACACCCGCGGTCGCCGAGGTGCCCGCCCTGATGGAACATGAACATCCGCAGGCCTGGCTCGTCTGGCGCCAGGACCTGAAAACCTGGTTCCGCTCCCTGTCCGTGGACGAGGCCTGGGCGCTCGATGCCGCGATGACCGGCGAGAATTTTGCCGCGATCTGCGAAGGCCTGTGCGAATGGATCGATGCACAAAACGTGGCGCTGCACGCCGCCGGGCTGATGAAACAATGGATCACCGACGGCATCGTCAGTGATATTGATTTCAGGAAACAATAG